Proteins found in one Sorghum bicolor cultivar BTx623 chromosome 1, Sorghum_bicolor_NCBIv3, whole genome shotgun sequence genomic segment:
- the LOC8057037 gene encoding L-type lectin-domain containing receptor kinase IV.1: MTYIIAAAPEAITISRVQPEFRRLLCCEITIPACSSSTMAAAAAVTAVRVLVPVLLLALARGGGSAPAAPVQFTFTGFARENVTTSGAAAVATGGGLLQLTNATNWVFGHAFYPAPLRFKDPATGAPISFSTTFVAAILPRYPDAHGHGLAFALAPSAAGPAQAVAGKYLGLFNTSDNVGNGTTSEVVAVELDTAMDVEFDDINNNHVGVDVHSLRSVASKSAGSVDVALASGKLLQVWIEYDGATTRLEVTVSAAAVGVPRPPVPLVSCKVNLSSAVADQTYVGFSAANGAASSSHYVLGWSFLLGGGRAPDLDLSKLPRLPPPPSGHKKATELPLLLSLILLAVVVLLVASAAVTLCVVWRRRRFAEEQEDWEVEYGPHRISYRDLHAATRGFRDVIGGGGFGVVYRGMLPPQPGGVEVAVKKVSQDSRQGLREFVSEIASLSRLRHRNLVQLLGYCRRRGELLLVYDYMVNGSLDKRLFGAGGNEPALSWEQRAKIVRDVAAGLLYLHEGWEQVVVHRDIKSANVLLDGDMNGKLSDFGLARLYDHGSDSRTTHVIGTLGYLAPEMIKTGKATPSSDVFAFGAFLLEVACGRRPMESLGNNGDPAGLVDSVLDRWKAGRIKDARDPRIGKCDEDDLELVLKLGLLCSHPDPRCRPNMREVVQILEGAAPVPETPPEDLGGAGVRIFGCYESFDEFVNVFPATFEITAATPPPPCSPSSAEHHQLISG, from the coding sequence ATGACTTATATTATTGCAGCTGCTCCGGAAGCCATAACTATAAGCCGAGTACAGCCTGAGTTTCGCCGGCTGCTGTGCTGCGAGATCACCATCCCCGCCTGTTCCAGCTCcaccatggcggcggcggcggctgttaCTGCCGTGCGCGTGCTGGTGCCCGTGCTGCTTCTCGCTCTGGCTCGAGGCGGCGGCTCAGCGCCTGCCGCACCCGTCCAGTTCACGTTCACCGGCTTCGCGCGCGAGAACGTGACGACCAGCGGCGCGGCCGCCGTGGCCACCGGCGGCGGCCTCCTGCAGCTCACCAACGCGACCAACTGGGTGTTCGGCCACGCCTTCTACCCGGCGCCGCTGCGCTTCAAGGACCCCGCCACGGGCGCGCCGATCTCCTTCTCCACCACCTTCGTCGCCGCCATCCTGCCGCGGTACCCGGACGCGCACGGCCACGGGCTCGCCTTCGCGCTCGCGCCGTCCGCGGCCGGCCCGGCTCAAGCCGTCGCGGGGAAGTATCTCGGCCTGTTCAACACGTCGGACAACGTCGGCAACGGGACCACGAGCGAGGTCGTCGCCGTCGAGCTCGACACGGCGATGGACGTGGAGTTCGACGACATCAACAACAACCACGTCGGGGTCGACGTCCACAGCCTTAGGTCCGTAGCGTCCAAGTCCGCCGGGTCCGTCGACGTCGCCCTGGCCAGCGGGAAGCTCCTGCAGGTGTGGATCGAGTACGACGGCGCGACTACGCGCCTCGAGGTGACCgtgtcggcggcggcggttggCGTGCCCAGGCCGCCCGTCCCGCTCGTGTCTTGCAAAGTCAACCTCTCGTCGGCGGTGGCGGACCAAACGTACGTCGGCTTCTCGGCCGCGAACGGCGCCGCCTCGAGCTCGCACTACGTTCTTGGCTGGAGCTTCCTTCTCGGCGGTGGCCGCGCGCCGGACCTCGACCTGTCCAAGCTGCCGcggctcccgccgccgccgtctggGCACAAGAAGGCGACGGAGCTGCCGCTGCTCCTATCACTCATCCTCCTCGCCGTCGTGGTGCTCCTCGTGGCGTCAGCGGCCGTCACTCTATGCGTCGTCTGGCGCCGCCGGCGGTtcgccgaggagcaggaggactgGGAGGTCGAGTACGGCCCTCACCGGATCAGCTACAGGGACCTGCACGCCGCCACCAGGGGTTTCCGCGACgtcatcggcggcggcggcttcggcGTCGTGTACCGCGGCATGCTCCCGCCGCAGCCTGGCGGTGTCGAGGTCGCCGTCAAGAAGGTGTCCCAAGACTCGCGGCAGGGCCTGCGCGAGTTCGTCTCGGAGATCGCCAGCTTGAGCCGGCTGCGCCACCGCAACCTGGTCCAGCTCCTCGGCTACTGCCGGCGGCGGGGCGAGCTGCTGCTCGTCTACGACTACATGGTCAACGGCAGCCTCGACAAGCGCCTGTTCGGCGCCGGCGGCAACGAGCCGGCTCTGAGCTGGGAGCAGCGTGCCAAGATCGTCCGGGACGTCGCCGCCGGGCTGCTGTACCTGCACGAGGGGTGGGAGCAGGTGGTGGTGCACCGCGACATCAAGTCCGCCAACGTGCTCCTTGACGGCGACATGAACGGCAAGCTCAGCGACTTCGGCCTCGCACGGCTCTACGACCACGGCAGCGACTCGCGGACGACGCACGTCATCGGGACGCTCGGGTACCTCGCACCGGAGATGATCAAGACGGGCAAGGCCACGCCCAGCTCGGACGTGTTCGCCTTCGGCGCCTTCCTGCTCGAGGTGGCCTGCGGTCGGAGGCCCATGGAGTCACTCGGCAACAATGGCGACCCGGCGGGGCTCGTCGACAGCGTCCTCGATCGCTGGAAGGCCGGGAGGATCAAAGACGCCAGGGACCCTAGGATCGGCAAGTGCGACGAGGACGATCTCGAGCTGGTGCTCAAGCTCGGGTTGCTGTGCTCGCACCCTGACCCCCGCTGCCGCCCAAACATGAGGGAGGTGGTGCAGATACTGGAAGGCGCTGCGCCGGTGCCGGAGACGCCACCGGAGGATCTAGGCGGCGCCGGCGTCAGGATCTTTGGATGCTACGAGTCGTTCGATGAGTTCGTCAACGTGTTCCCGGCGACGTTCGAGATCACCGCCGCCACGCCGCCGCCACCTTGTTCGCCTTCTAGCGCCGAGCACCACCAGCTAATCTCCGGCTGA